In Tubulanus polymorphus chromosome 2, tnTubPoly1.2, whole genome shotgun sequence, a single window of DNA contains:
- the LOC141898348 gene encoding uncharacterized protein LOC141898348, which yields MLICNYAPGSHTGYAGSGDPPFLEGEACSECPEGHPYCLGNALCASKSAVKNTDTKSECKVIPCLNGAVFDDESCSCLCPPGTGGVYCEESCKDLSDKCIELKDKQCSWDSQLYTFMSINCRVSCGLCGKVNGEFDSVNADKIKTNVRLINKTGDFDFAEAIKNAKDECIDKFPGSFCSRWTERGLCKSASIFMDFHCSKSCKRCKLMREPSVVNYGECKNKHDNDRQCDEWAYYGHCDKSPTWMRIFCSRSCNSCQTYKVGSCDNQYGNDAYCNAWALRGDCDTSEYWMKTFCASACDSCSWKKPQATTRPAAAVTSGQNRGGSEKATSLESADIMSMKELKAEVGNEVDVAEDKKGNDIAIDTGDETEKQEPEALTSENQEKAFVPTIEEKTRDSNKNVDKIKSS from the exons ATGTTGATATGTAACTACGCACCAGG AAGTCATACGGGTTACGCCGGAAGTGGAGATCCACCATTTTTAGAAGGAGAAGCGTGTTCGGAATGTCCCGAAGGGCACCCGTACTGTTTAGGGAATGCACTCTGCG CTTCTAAAAGTGCTGTGAAAAATACTGACACTAAATCAG AATGTAAAGTGATTCCTTGTTTAAACGGAGCtgtttttgatgatgaaagctGTTCATGTTTGTGTCCACCTGGAACTGGAGGGGTTTACTGCGAAG AATCGTGTAAAGATCTAAGTGATAAATGTATTGAACTGAAAGATAAACAATGTTCCTGGGATTCGCAACTTTATACATTCATGTCTATAAACTGTAGGGTATCGTGTGGTTTGTGTG GTAAAGTGAACGGTGAATTCGATTCTGTCAACGCTGACAAGATTAAAACCAATGTCCGCCTTATCAATAAAA CTggagattttgattttgcggAAGCCATTAAGAACGCTAAGG aTGAATGCATTGATAAGTTTCCTGGTAGTTTCTGTTCTCGTTGGACCGAACGTGGACTGTGTAAAAGTGCCTCGATATTCATGGACTTCCATTGTTCTAAGTCGTGTAAACGATGTAAACTGATGCGCGAACCTTCTGTCGTCAATTACG GTGAATGCAAGAATAAACATGATAACGATAGACAGTGTGATGAATGGGCTTACTACGGACATTGTGATAAGAGTCCAACATGGATGAGAATATTCTGTTCCAGATCGTGTAATTCATGTCAAA CTTACAAAGTCGGATCGTGTGACAACCAGTACGGTAACGATGCATATTGTAACGCATGGGCGCTGCGGGGAGACTGCGACACTAGTGAATACTGGATGAAAACATTCTGTGCTTCAGCTTGCGATAGCTGCAGCTGGAAAAAACCACAAGCAACAACAAGACCCGCCGCTGCGGTGACATCTGGGCAAAATAGGGGAGGCTCCGAAAAAGCTACTTCACTCGAAAGCGCTGACATTATGTCGATGAAGGAGCTCAAAGCGGAAGTTGGAAATGAAGTCGACGTCGCTGAAGACAAAAAAGGAAATGACATTGCTATTGACACCGGGGATGAAACGGAAAAACAGGAACCGGAAGCTCTTACGAGCGAAAATCAAGAGAAGGCATTTGTACCGACGATAGAAGAAAAAACAAGAGATTCGAAtaaaaatgttgataaaatcaaatcttCGTAA